The Chaetodon trifascialis isolate fChaTrf1 chromosome 16, fChaTrf1.hap1, whole genome shotgun sequence genome includes a region encoding these proteins:
- the dnajc18 gene encoding dnaJ homolog subfamily C member 18 gives MDKDEADRLIEKAKLCLRSGRKERALQLLYEAQNIYPSTRARVLIDAIVRNGGTAAPEANHVPPPTGWRDEDIGHNDTSNASGDEKKSYTEEQRQGVLRIKNCKDFYEILGVSKNASDEDLKKAYRKLALKFHPDKNFAPGATDAFKAIGNAYAVLSNPEKRQQYDQYGDQSAASNAPHQSSHSRHGYHRNFHRDFEADISPEELFNIFFGGRFPTGNIHVYTNQGASYSQFYQPRRRRAHERREEVVEDNQSQNTFTAFLQLLPVLVLILISVFTQMMATNPPYSLFYKPAMGLVVSRETQHMGVPYYVDKSFVKEYRGAALEELEKTIESDYIEHLQNSCWKEKQQKSDLANLGQLYRDERLKQKAESMRLDNCEKLHRLLGRQRGK, from the exons atggacAAAGACGAAGCAGACCGGCTGATAGAGAAGGCGAAGCTGTGTTTGCGGTCTGGACGGAAAGAACGGGCGCTGCAGCTGCTCTACGAAGCCCAGAATATTTACCCCAGCACCCGAGCCAGAG TGCTGATAGATGCCATCGTGAGGAACGGAGGCACCGCAGCTCCAGAGGCAAACCACGTGCCCCCGCCGACAGGCTGGAGAGACGAGGACATCGGACACAATGACACAAGTAACGCGAGTGGTGATGAAAAGAAGAGCTACACTGAGGAGCAGCGGCAGGGTGTTCTCAG GATAAAGAATTGTAAGGACTTTTATGAAATCCTGGGTGTTTCCAAAAATGCCAGCGATGAGGATTTGAAGAAGGCCTACAGGAAACTGGCCCTCAAGTTTCACCCCGACAAGAACTTTGCACCAGGAGCCACAGACGCTTTCAAAG CAATAGGCAACGCATATGCAGTGCTGAGCAACCCAGAGAAGAGGCAGCAGTATGATCAATACGGAGATCAATCTGCGGCTTCAAACGCGCCCCACCAATCCAGCCACAGTCGCCATGGATACCACCGAAACTTCCACAGAGACTTTGAGGCCGACATTTCCCCCGAGGAGCTCTTCAACATTTTCTTTGGTGGCAGGTTTCCCACAG GAAATATCCACGTGTACACCAACCAGGGAGCCTCCTACTCTCAGTTCTATCAGCCTCGTCGCCGACGTGCTCATGAGAGGCgcgaggaggtggtggaggacaACCAGAGTCAG AACACCTTCACAGCGTTCCTGCAGCTTCTCCCTGTGCTGGTGCTAATCCTCATATCAGTGTTTACTCAGATGATGGCCACTAACCCGCCCTACAGTCTCTTCTATAAGCC GGCCATGGGGCTGGTGGTGTCCAGGGAGACGCAGCACATGGGTGTACCGTACTATGTGGATAAAAGTTTTGTGAAGGAATACCGTGGGGCAGCGCTGGAGGAGCTAGAGAAAACCATCGAGAGCGACTATATTGAACACCTGcagaacagctgctggaaagagaaacagcaga AGTCAGACTTGGCAAACCTCGGACAACTGTACCGAGACGAGCGCTTAAAGCAGAAGGCCGAGTCGATGAGGCTGGACAACTGCGAGAAACTGCATCGACTGCTCGGGCGCCAGAGAGGCAAATGA
- the brd8a gene encoding bromodomain-containing protein 8 isoform X3, whose translation MASRDDRKMANGVGKHKLLVIGPTEPWSVREKLCLATSVMKSGDQNWVSVSRAIKPFAESGRPPDWFSQKHCASKYSELLETTEAPKRKRGEKGEVVETVEDVIVRRLTADRIDELKKLIKETQEKHRKLKREAELIQAGHLDSKLEELWEEILQKKKLEEEEAELKRKNTDAAYQARQVAKNTPKRVPGITMHSPSSCSSPSQEFSPGDPLECLTLDLVSTKNASGSARLMTIPESSGPGSDDMSHGSLLDDPTQKKLLGQKATPPPSPLLSELLKKGSILATNSRLIGESDVSTGNMTGSHDLQLAPPCQPLSQTTGAPMLSRLLEAGPAQFSAPLGFMVSADSACGAPLSAATPIPVDSTASASTVAEMDVMVPSAPPGCQPVSAEDKVSELSEEDVTASYMGDELDLKTVGDIIAIIEDKEMKVEDGRSVGRGQNASGTKVHSEVNRPEVCVGEEEGDGTEGFLSEPDGEMELEPAASESEDGYSLHTASSSLQLHTTADSIPSSPASSQFSVCSEDLEALQAHKIWKKAIMLVWRAAANHRYANVFLQPVTDEIAPGYHSIVHRPMDLATIKKNIETGLIRTTAEFQRDIMLMFQNAVMYNSLDHDVYHMALEMQRDVLEQIQQFLATQLIMETSESGISAKSLRGRESTRKQDPTDKDTVSMSSPAFLLSLFDGGTRGRRCAIEADLKMKK comes from the exons ATGGCAAGTCGGGATGACAGGAAGATGGCAAACGGGGTTGGAA AGCACAAGCTGCTCGTCATTGGACCAACAGAGCCTTGGTCAGTGAGGGAGAAGCTGTGTTTGGCCACATCTGTCATGAAGAGTGGAGACCAGAACTG GGTATCTGTCAGTCGAGCCATCAAACCGTTTGCAGAGTCTGGGCGCCCACCTGACTGGTTCTCTCAAAAG CACTGTGCCTCCAAGTACTCTGAGCTCCTGGAAACAACAGAGGCCCCAAA GCGGAAACGTGGTGAGAAAGGCGAAGTGGTGGAGACGGTGGAGGATGTGATAGTACGCAGGCTGACGGCTGACAGGATTGATGAACTGAAAAAGCTGATCAAAGAGACGCAGGAGAAGCACAG AAAGCTGAAGAGAGAGGCCGAGCTGATTCAAGCGGGACATCTAGATTCCAAACTAGAGGAATTATGGGAAGAAATTCTGCA gaagaagaagctggaagaggaggaagcagagttgaaaagaaaaaacacagatgctgcTTATCAAG CCAGACAGGTGGCAAAGAACACACCCAAGCGAGTGCCTGGCATCACCATGCATTCgccctccagctgcagctccccGAGCCAGGAGTTCTCACCAGGTGACCCACTCGAGTGCTTGACGTTGGACCTTGTATCAACAAAGAAT GCTTCAGGATCAGCCAGATTAATGACAATTCCTGAGTCTTCTGGACCTGGTAGTGACGACATGAGCCACGGGTCACTTTTGGATGACCCCACCCAAAAGAAGCTCCTGGGCCAGAAAGCCACACCACCACCGTCTCCACTCCTGTCAGAGTTGCTGAAGAAAGGCAGTATCTTGGCCACAAATTCCAGACTG ATTGGGGAGAGTGACGTGTCCACTGGTAATATGACAGGATCACATGACTTGCAGCTGGCTCCACCTTGTCAACCTCTGTCTCAGACAACAG GTGCCCCGATGTTGTCTCGTCTCCTGGAGGCGGGCCCCGCTCAGTTTTCGGCCCCATTAGGTTTCATGGTCAGTGCAGACTCAGCCTGTGgcgctcctctctctgctgccactcCCATTCCCGTTGACTCGACCGCCTCAGCGAGCACAG ttgCAGAGATGGATGTGATGGTGCCATCTGCGCCCCCTGGATGCCAGCCTGTCTCTGCAGAGGATAAGGTGTCTGAGCTCAGTGAGGAGGATGTGACTGCGTCCTACATGGGAGATGAGCTGGACCTGAAGACAGTGGGGGACATTATCGCCATCATTGAGGACAAg GAGATGAAGGTGGAGGATGGGAGAAGTGTTGGCCGAGGACAGAATGCCTCAGGGACTAAAGTGCACAGCGAGGTCAACAGGCCAGAAGTCTGTGTcggagaagaagagggtgacGGGACGGAGGGATTCTTGTCAGAGCCAGACGGGGAGATGGAACTAGAACCCGCGGCCAGCGAGAGCGAGGACGGGTACAGCCTCCACACAGCCTCCtcgtctctgcagctccacacgACGGCAGACTCCATCCCCAGCAGCCCTGCCTCATCACAGTT TTCTGTGTGCAGCGAGGACCTGGAAGCTCTACAGGCTCACAAGATCTGGAAGAAAGCCATCATGCTGGTGTGGCGTGCAGCGGCCAATCACAG ATATGCAAATGTCTTCCTGCAGCCAGTAACCGATGAAATTGCACCTGGGTACCACAGTATTGTACACAG GCCCATGGACCTGGCCACCATAAAAAAGAACATCGAGACGGGTTTGATACGGACCACCGCAGAGTTCCAGAGGGACAtcatgctgatgtttcagaaTGCGGTCATGTACAACAGCCTGGACCATGACGTGTACCACATGGCTCTGGAGATGCAGCGCGACGTCCTGGAGCAGATCCAGCAGTTTCTAGCTACCCAGCTCATCATGGAGACATCAGAGTCTGGTATCAGCGCCAAAAGCCTGAGGGGCCGTGAGAGCACACGCAAACAGGACCCTACTGACAAG GACACTGTCTCCATGTCCTCTCCTgccttcctcctttctcttttt GATGGGGGCACCAGAGGGCGCCGTTGTGCCATAGAAGCTGACctcaaaatgaagaaatga
- the brd8a gene encoding bromodomain-containing protein 8 isoform X1 yields the protein MASRDDRKMANGVGKHKLLVIGPTEPWSVREKLCLATSVMKSGDQNWVSVSRAIKPFAESGRPPDWFSQKHCASKYSELLETTEAPKRKRGEKGEVVETVEDVIVRRLTADRIDELKKLIKETQEKHRKLKREAELIQAGHLDSKLEELWEEILQKKKLEEEEAELKRKNTDAAYQARQVAKNTPKRVPGITMHSPSSCSSPSQEFSPGDPLECLTLDLVSTKNASGSARLMTIPESSGPGSDDMSHGSLLDDPTQKKLLGQKATPPPSPLLSELLKKGSILATNSRLIGESDVSTGNMTGSHDLQLAPPCQPLSQTTGAPMLSRLLEAGPAQFSAPLGFMVSADSACGAPLSAATPIPVDSTASASTVAEMDVMVPSAPPGCQPVSAEDKVSELSEEDVTASYMGDELDLKTVGDIIAIIEDKADETAEALDAAAVEAALSLCEENGHALSGAWEAGPFQAHESHHAVPTGIPQSLQSSSLHSSLEGKTEVLEAQGGTSASLSSLCNSQDNCLAAFPMGLRGPPPTSSSSCNLKSLEHCHTGAPPQPQAMRDTGERVHQKSQISLEVTTKCESEKWAQQRPDKPHGDSVLEDSPLTERHPKEMKVEDGRSVGRGQNASGTKVHSEVNRPEVCVGEEEGDGTEGFLSEPDGEMELEPAASESEDGYSLHTASSSLQLHTTADSIPSSPASSQFSVCSEDLEALQAHKIWKKAIMLVWRAAANHRYANVFLQPVTDEIAPGYHSIVHRPMDLATIKKNIETGLIRTTAEFQRDIMLMFQNAVMYNSLDHDVYHMALEMQRDVLEQIQQFLATQLIMETSESGISAKSLRGRESTRKQDPTDKDTVSMSSPAFLLSLFDGGTRGRRCAIEADLKMKK from the exons ATGGCAAGTCGGGATGACAGGAAGATGGCAAACGGGGTTGGAA AGCACAAGCTGCTCGTCATTGGACCAACAGAGCCTTGGTCAGTGAGGGAGAAGCTGTGTTTGGCCACATCTGTCATGAAGAGTGGAGACCAGAACTG GGTATCTGTCAGTCGAGCCATCAAACCGTTTGCAGAGTCTGGGCGCCCACCTGACTGGTTCTCTCAAAAG CACTGTGCCTCCAAGTACTCTGAGCTCCTGGAAACAACAGAGGCCCCAAA GCGGAAACGTGGTGAGAAAGGCGAAGTGGTGGAGACGGTGGAGGATGTGATAGTACGCAGGCTGACGGCTGACAGGATTGATGAACTGAAAAAGCTGATCAAAGAGACGCAGGAGAAGCACAG AAAGCTGAAGAGAGAGGCCGAGCTGATTCAAGCGGGACATCTAGATTCCAAACTAGAGGAATTATGGGAAGAAATTCTGCA gaagaagaagctggaagaggaggaagcagagttgaaaagaaaaaacacagatgctgcTTATCAAG CCAGACAGGTGGCAAAGAACACACCCAAGCGAGTGCCTGGCATCACCATGCATTCgccctccagctgcagctccccGAGCCAGGAGTTCTCACCAGGTGACCCACTCGAGTGCTTGACGTTGGACCTTGTATCAACAAAGAAT GCTTCAGGATCAGCCAGATTAATGACAATTCCTGAGTCTTCTGGACCTGGTAGTGACGACATGAGCCACGGGTCACTTTTGGATGACCCCACCCAAAAGAAGCTCCTGGGCCAGAAAGCCACACCACCACCGTCTCCACTCCTGTCAGAGTTGCTGAAGAAAGGCAGTATCTTGGCCACAAATTCCAGACTG ATTGGGGAGAGTGACGTGTCCACTGGTAATATGACAGGATCACATGACTTGCAGCTGGCTCCACCTTGTCAACCTCTGTCTCAGACAACAG GTGCCCCGATGTTGTCTCGTCTCCTGGAGGCGGGCCCCGCTCAGTTTTCGGCCCCATTAGGTTTCATGGTCAGTGCAGACTCAGCCTGTGgcgctcctctctctgctgccactcCCATTCCCGTTGACTCGACCGCCTCAGCGAGCACAG ttgCAGAGATGGATGTGATGGTGCCATCTGCGCCCCCTGGATGCCAGCCTGTCTCTGCAGAGGATAAGGTGTCTGAGCTCAGTGAGGAGGATGTGACTGCGTCCTACATGGGAGATGAGCTGGACCTGAAGACAGTGGGGGACATTATCGCCATCATTGAGGACAAg GCAGATGAGACTGCAGAGGCTTTGGATGCAGCTGCAGTTGAGGCTGCTCTGTCGCTGTGTGAGGAGAACGGCCATGCTTTGTCTGGTGCCTGGGAGGCTGGGCCTTTCCAGGCCCATGAGTCTCACCACGCAGTGCCCACAGGGATCCCACAGTCCTTACAGTCATCGTCTCTTCACAGTAGCCTGGAGGGGAAGACAGAAGTGTTAGAGGCTCAGGGTGGGACTTCAGCTTCACTCTCCTCCCTGTGCAACAGTCAAGATAACTGTCTTGCAGCATTCCCCATGGGACTGAGGGgccctcctcccacctcctcatcctcatgcAACTTGAAGAGTTTGGAGCACTGCCACACTGGAGCACCTCCACAGCCTCAGGCAATGAGAGATACTGGAGAGAGGGTGCACCAGAAAAGCCAAATTTCATTGGAGGTCACCACAAAATGTGAGAGTGAGAAGTGGGCACAGCAAAGACCTGATAAACCCCATGGAG ACTCAGTATTAGAAGATAGCCCACTGACAGAAAGGCATCCCAAG GAGATGAAGGTGGAGGATGGGAGAAGTGTTGGCCGAGGACAGAATGCCTCAGGGACTAAAGTGCACAGCGAGGTCAACAGGCCAGAAGTCTGTGTcggagaagaagagggtgacGGGACGGAGGGATTCTTGTCAGAGCCAGACGGGGAGATGGAACTAGAACCCGCGGCCAGCGAGAGCGAGGACGGGTACAGCCTCCACACAGCCTCCtcgtctctgcagctccacacgACGGCAGACTCCATCCCCAGCAGCCCTGCCTCATCACAGTT TTCTGTGTGCAGCGAGGACCTGGAAGCTCTACAGGCTCACAAGATCTGGAAGAAAGCCATCATGCTGGTGTGGCGTGCAGCGGCCAATCACAG ATATGCAAATGTCTTCCTGCAGCCAGTAACCGATGAAATTGCACCTGGGTACCACAGTATTGTACACAG GCCCATGGACCTGGCCACCATAAAAAAGAACATCGAGACGGGTTTGATACGGACCACCGCAGAGTTCCAGAGGGACAtcatgctgatgtttcagaaTGCGGTCATGTACAACAGCCTGGACCATGACGTGTACCACATGGCTCTGGAGATGCAGCGCGACGTCCTGGAGCAGATCCAGCAGTTTCTAGCTACCCAGCTCATCATGGAGACATCAGAGTCTGGTATCAGCGCCAAAAGCCTGAGGGGCCGTGAGAGCACACGCAAACAGGACCCTACTGACAAG GACACTGTCTCCATGTCCTCTCCTgccttcctcctttctcttttt GATGGGGGCACCAGAGGGCGCCGTTGTGCCATAGAAGCTGACctcaaaatgaagaaatga
- the brd8a gene encoding bromodomain-containing protein 8 isoform X2, producing the protein MASRDDRKMANGVGKHKLLVIGPTEPWSVREKLCLATSVMKSGDQNWVSVSRAIKPFAESGRPPDWFSQKHCASKYSELLETTEAPKRKRGEKGEVVETVEDVIVRRLTADRIDELKKLIKETQEKHRKLKREAELIQAGHLDSKLEELWEEILQKKKLEEEEAELKRKNTDAAYQARQVAKNTPKRVPGITMHSPSSCSSPSQEFSPGDPLECLTLDLVSTKNASGSARLMTIPESSGPGSDDMSHGSLLDDPTQKKLLGQKATPPPSPLLSELLKKGSILATNSRLIGESDVSTGNMTGSHDLQLAPPCQPLSQTTGAPMLSRLLEAGPAQFSAPLGFMVSADSACGAPLSAATPIPVDSTASASTEMDVMVPSAPPGCQPVSAEDKVSELSEEDVTASYMGDELDLKTVGDIIAIIEDKADETAEALDAAAVEAALSLCEENGHALSGAWEAGPFQAHESHHAVPTGIPQSLQSSSLHSSLEGKTEVLEAQGGTSASLSSLCNSQDNCLAAFPMGLRGPPPTSSSSCNLKSLEHCHTGAPPQPQAMRDTGERVHQKSQISLEVTTKCESEKWAQQRPDKPHGDSVLEDSPLTERHPKEMKVEDGRSVGRGQNASGTKVHSEVNRPEVCVGEEEGDGTEGFLSEPDGEMELEPAASESEDGYSLHTASSSLQLHTTADSIPSSPASSQFSVCSEDLEALQAHKIWKKAIMLVWRAAANHRYANVFLQPVTDEIAPGYHSIVHRPMDLATIKKNIETGLIRTTAEFQRDIMLMFQNAVMYNSLDHDVYHMALEMQRDVLEQIQQFLATQLIMETSESGISAKSLRGRESTRKQDPTDKDTVSMSSPAFLLSLFDGGTRGRRCAIEADLKMKK; encoded by the exons ATGGCAAGTCGGGATGACAGGAAGATGGCAAACGGGGTTGGAA AGCACAAGCTGCTCGTCATTGGACCAACAGAGCCTTGGTCAGTGAGGGAGAAGCTGTGTTTGGCCACATCTGTCATGAAGAGTGGAGACCAGAACTG GGTATCTGTCAGTCGAGCCATCAAACCGTTTGCAGAGTCTGGGCGCCCACCTGACTGGTTCTCTCAAAAG CACTGTGCCTCCAAGTACTCTGAGCTCCTGGAAACAACAGAGGCCCCAAA GCGGAAACGTGGTGAGAAAGGCGAAGTGGTGGAGACGGTGGAGGATGTGATAGTACGCAGGCTGACGGCTGACAGGATTGATGAACTGAAAAAGCTGATCAAAGAGACGCAGGAGAAGCACAG AAAGCTGAAGAGAGAGGCCGAGCTGATTCAAGCGGGACATCTAGATTCCAAACTAGAGGAATTATGGGAAGAAATTCTGCA gaagaagaagctggaagaggaggaagcagagttgaaaagaaaaaacacagatgctgcTTATCAAG CCAGACAGGTGGCAAAGAACACACCCAAGCGAGTGCCTGGCATCACCATGCATTCgccctccagctgcagctccccGAGCCAGGAGTTCTCACCAGGTGACCCACTCGAGTGCTTGACGTTGGACCTTGTATCAACAAAGAAT GCTTCAGGATCAGCCAGATTAATGACAATTCCTGAGTCTTCTGGACCTGGTAGTGACGACATGAGCCACGGGTCACTTTTGGATGACCCCACCCAAAAGAAGCTCCTGGGCCAGAAAGCCACACCACCACCGTCTCCACTCCTGTCAGAGTTGCTGAAGAAAGGCAGTATCTTGGCCACAAATTCCAGACTG ATTGGGGAGAGTGACGTGTCCACTGGTAATATGACAGGATCACATGACTTGCAGCTGGCTCCACCTTGTCAACCTCTGTCTCAGACAACAG GTGCCCCGATGTTGTCTCGTCTCCTGGAGGCGGGCCCCGCTCAGTTTTCGGCCCCATTAGGTTTCATGGTCAGTGCAGACTCAGCCTGTGgcgctcctctctctgctgccactcCCATTCCCGTTGACTCGACCGCCTCAGCGAGCACAG AGATGGATGTGATGGTGCCATCTGCGCCCCCTGGATGCCAGCCTGTCTCTGCAGAGGATAAGGTGTCTGAGCTCAGTGAGGAGGATGTGACTGCGTCCTACATGGGAGATGAGCTGGACCTGAAGACAGTGGGGGACATTATCGCCATCATTGAGGACAAg GCAGATGAGACTGCAGAGGCTTTGGATGCAGCTGCAGTTGAGGCTGCTCTGTCGCTGTGTGAGGAGAACGGCCATGCTTTGTCTGGTGCCTGGGAGGCTGGGCCTTTCCAGGCCCATGAGTCTCACCACGCAGTGCCCACAGGGATCCCACAGTCCTTACAGTCATCGTCTCTTCACAGTAGCCTGGAGGGGAAGACAGAAGTGTTAGAGGCTCAGGGTGGGACTTCAGCTTCACTCTCCTCCCTGTGCAACAGTCAAGATAACTGTCTTGCAGCATTCCCCATGGGACTGAGGGgccctcctcccacctcctcatcctcatgcAACTTGAAGAGTTTGGAGCACTGCCACACTGGAGCACCTCCACAGCCTCAGGCAATGAGAGATACTGGAGAGAGGGTGCACCAGAAAAGCCAAATTTCATTGGAGGTCACCACAAAATGTGAGAGTGAGAAGTGGGCACAGCAAAGACCTGATAAACCCCATGGAG ACTCAGTATTAGAAGATAGCCCACTGACAGAAAGGCATCCCAAG GAGATGAAGGTGGAGGATGGGAGAAGTGTTGGCCGAGGACAGAATGCCTCAGGGACTAAAGTGCACAGCGAGGTCAACAGGCCAGAAGTCTGTGTcggagaagaagagggtgacGGGACGGAGGGATTCTTGTCAGAGCCAGACGGGGAGATGGAACTAGAACCCGCGGCCAGCGAGAGCGAGGACGGGTACAGCCTCCACACAGCCTCCtcgtctctgcagctccacacgACGGCAGACTCCATCCCCAGCAGCCCTGCCTCATCACAGTT TTCTGTGTGCAGCGAGGACCTGGAAGCTCTACAGGCTCACAAGATCTGGAAGAAAGCCATCATGCTGGTGTGGCGTGCAGCGGCCAATCACAG ATATGCAAATGTCTTCCTGCAGCCAGTAACCGATGAAATTGCACCTGGGTACCACAGTATTGTACACAG GCCCATGGACCTGGCCACCATAAAAAAGAACATCGAGACGGGTTTGATACGGACCACCGCAGAGTTCCAGAGGGACAtcatgctgatgtttcagaaTGCGGTCATGTACAACAGCCTGGACCATGACGTGTACCACATGGCTCTGGAGATGCAGCGCGACGTCCTGGAGCAGATCCAGCAGTTTCTAGCTACCCAGCTCATCATGGAGACATCAGAGTCTGGTATCAGCGCCAAAAGCCTGAGGGGCCGTGAGAGCACACGCAAACAGGACCCTACTGACAAG GACACTGTCTCCATGTCCTCTCCTgccttcctcctttctcttttt GATGGGGGCACCAGAGGGCGCCGTTGTGCCATAGAAGCTGACctcaaaatgaagaaatga